The Propionispora hippei DSM 15287 DNA segment TCCCATCGGCAAGTCGTGGATTCAGTTTAAAGCAAGCTATTATTTATATGCCTTGGTGTTTGTCGTTTTTGATGTGGAAACGATGTTTTTGTATCCCTGGGCCGTCCAATTTCAGCAGCTTGGCTTGTTTGCTTTTGTAGAAATGATTATTTTTGTAGCCATATTAACGCTTGGATTATGGTATGCCTGGAAAAAGGGGGCTTTGGAGTGGAAATAAAAGATGCGGTGGCAAAACCTGATTCTTTATTGGAACGAAATATTATCGTCACTTCGATTGAACAGGTGCTGAACTGGGCCCGGAGCAACTCTCTGTGGCCGCTTACCTCCGGTTTGGCCTGCTGTGCTATTGAGATGATGTCGGCGGCAGCGGCCAGATTTGACTTGGCCCGATTTGGCTACGAGGTGTTTCGTCCGTCGCCCCGGCAGGCTGATCTCTTGATTGTGGCCGGGACGCTGACCTGGAAGATGGCGGGGCCGTTAAAGCGGCTATATGAGCAAATGCCGGAACCAAAGTACGTCATTGCCATGGGTAACTGTGCCAATGCCGGCGGGCCGTTCGTCGATTCGTCCTATACTGTTGTGCCCGGCGTGGATAAGATTATCCCGGTGGACGTATATATTCCCGGCTGTCCGCCGCGGCCAGAGGCTCTCATTCAGGGCCTGCTGGAACTAAAAAAGAAGATTCGTCATCCTGAAGTGGCAAGGCGGGATCAACATGACTAAACAAATGATAACCAAGGATGAACTGACAGAGCTGGCCGCCCGGTTTGCCCCGGCGACCGAGGTAAGCGGTGAGGGAGTAAGCGGCGCCTTGGTGATTGCCAGGGACAGGCTGCTAGAGCTGCTGCGCTGGCTGAAAGAGGACGCGGACTATCAATTTACCCTGCTGAGCAATGAGACGGCCGTGGACTACCCCGAGTATTTTGAACTGGTCTGTCATCTCTATTCCTGCCACCGTCGCCAGATGCTCACCGTTAAGGCGCGCTGCAGCAAAGAGGAAGCGGTTTTCCCCTCCCTGGTTTCGCTTTGGCCGGGCGCCAATTTCCAGGAGCGGGAGATTTACGATTTGCTGGGGCTTACCTTTACCGGTCATCCCCAGCTCAAGCGTATTTTATTGCCGGCGGAATTTACCGGGCATCCGCTGCGTAAAGATTTTAAAGCAGCCGGCCAAGAAGTGTGAGGTGAAGGATATGCCGAGAACAGAAGTATATACACTCAATATGGGACCGGTCCATCCCAGCACCCACGGTGTTTTGCAGGTGATTTTGGACCTGGACGGCGAACAGGTGGTGCGGGCTACCCCGGAAATGGGTTATTTGCATCGCGGTATTGAAAAGCTGGCCGAGGGCCGGACTTATCCCCAGTTTTTGCCCTATACCGACCGGCTGGATTATGTGTCGGCCATGGGCAACAACCTGGGCTATTGCCAGACGGTGGAGAAGCTGCTGGGCGTGGAGGTACCGGAACGGGCCGAATATATCCGGGTGATTATGGCTGAACTCAACCGCATTGCCAGTCACTTGATCTTTTTTGGCACTATTGCCATTGATTTCGGTTCGGCTACAGGTATGATTTATGGGTTCCGGGACCGTGAAAAAATACTGGACTTATTTAATATGGTCTGCGGCGCCCGCATGACGTTCCATTATATCCGCATCGGTGGGGTGGCGGAAGATTTGCCGGCCGAATTTGTGCCGGCGGCACAGGCCTTTCTTGATGAATTTCCCTCGTTGCTGGAAGAATATCACGGTCTGATCAGCGGCAATGAAATTTTTACGCATCGTCTGAAGGGCTATGCTAAAATCAACGCCGCCCGGGCGCTGGAACTGGGCATGACCGGACCGTCGCTCCGGGCCTCGGGCGTGGATTATGATATTCGCAAGGTTGATCCTTACGGGGTCTACGACCGATTTGACTTTACTGTTCCCCTGGGCACGCAGGGCGACAACTGGGACCGTTACATAGTCCGGATGCAGGAAATGGAACAAAGCGCCCGGATTGTCCGGCAGGCGCTGGAAGGCTTGCCGGAAGGGCCGGTGAAAGCCAAAATGGCCCGGGTGATCAAGCCGCCAGCGGGCGATGTATATCACCGGATTGAAAATCCCCGGGGTGAGCTGGGCTACTATATTGTCAGTGACGGCAGCACCAAGCCGTACCGCGTTCATATCCGCCGCCCGTCCTTCATCAACCTGCACGCGCTGGATGAACTGTGCCGCGGACTCTTAATCGGCGATGTGGTGGCCATTTTGTCTACGCTGGACCCACTGATGGGCGAGGTAGACTGTTGAATACAGGTTCGTAGCAAGGGAGGAGACTTTTATGAATGAGTTACTGGGACTTGCCAGGGTTGCGGCAATGGTCCGGGAGATACTGACGCCGTTCCTGCCCTATCCTGATATTGTGGATTTTATCATTGGCCTGGTAGGCATTGCCGGTATTTTTGGTGTTATTTTTACTGCCGCCCTGGTGCTGGTTTACGCCGAACGAAAAATCAGCGCTTTCATGCAGGTCCGCCTTGGGCCAAACCGGGTTGGACCGGCCGGCATGCTGCAGAGCTTTGCCGATATGCTTAAGCTGTTAAGCAAGGAGGATATTATTCCCTGTGGTGTTGACCGCTGGATGTGGATGCTGGCGCCGGTGGTGCTGTTTTTGCCGGCAGCAACCGTGTATGCTGTATTTCCTTTTGATGACGGGGCTGTGCTGGCCGATTTGAATATCGGTATTTTATTTGTTATGGCTATTTCCGCCCAGTCGACCCTGCCCTTTCTTATGGCCGGCTGGTCTTCCAACAGTAAATACGCTGTGATCGGCGGCATGCGGACGGTAGCTCAGATGTTAAGCTACGAAATTCCGCTGGTCTTTTCCGTACTGGGTATTGTCATGCTGGTCGGGTCCATGCGGTTAAGCGATATTGTGGCCGCCCAGCAGAATATATGGTTTATTGTGCTGCAGCCGGTGGCCTTTGTCATTTATGTCATTGCCGCCACGGCGGAGACCAACCGGGCGCCCTTTGACCTCGTGGAAGGGGAGTCGGAGATTATTGCCGGCCCGTTTACCGAGTATTCGGGCATGCGCTGGGCCTTCTTCTTCCTGGCGGAATATGCCAACCTCCTGGCCGTCTCGGCCATTGCCGCCACTTTGTTTCTCGGCGGCTGGCACGGGCCGTTCCTCCCTGGCTGGCTGTGGTTTTTTATCAAAGTAGGTCTGATGATTTTCTTATTCATGTGGTTTCGCTGGACCTTCCCCCGTTTCCGGATTGACCAGATGATGAGTTTTGGCTGGAAAATACTTTTGCCGCTGGCCTTGGCCAATATGGTTGTAACAGGAATCGGAATTTTTGCCTACAGGTTGTGGAGCTAGTGCTCCATTAACTTGCACTTTAAAAATTGGCGGAGCACTAGGAGGGATATGCCATGCAAGGCAAAGGCTTGCTCAAGGGGATGGGGATTACCCTGAAACGTTTTGTCGGTAAAAAAGTCACTGTTCAATATCCGGAGGAAAAACTTCCCCTGTCGCCGCGCTTTCGCGGTGGCGTACTGGATTTGTCAGTAGAAAAGTGCATTGCCTGCGGGTTGTGTGCCATGAGCTGTCCGAATCAGGCCATTGATCTTGGCACTGCCGTGGGAGAGAATAAAAAGAAACACCTGACGAGATACCACTATTTGTCAGGACGGTGCCTATACTGTGATTTGTGCATTGAAGCCTGTCCCACGAAGGCGATTGTTTGGGATAAGAATTATGAGAATTCCACGTACTGGCGGGATGACCTGGAGCATGACTGTATGGCGGCCGCTGCCGCTAAACAGGGGACTGCCGGCGAGCCGGACGCTACGGCGCCGGACGGGGAAAAGGGGGAGGACTGATGATGCAGGACTTGACCTATACGGCGGCCTTTTATCTATTATCACTACTTACGCTGGGGGCCGGGCTGGGTGTTGTCGTCAAGCGCAATCTGGTGCACAGCGCGCTGCTGTTGGCTCTTTCTTTTATCGGTGTGGCGGGGTTATATATCCTGCTGCAGGCGGAATATCTGGCTGCCGTGCAAATTTTGGTCTATAGCGGCGCCGTGGCAATCATGGTGGTTATCGGTATTATGCTAACCGTCCGCGGCGACATGCAGGACAGCAATCCGCCAGGCCGGCTGCGCTGGAGCGCCGCCGTGGTCAGCGTACTGTTTACCGGCATGCTGCTGGTGCTGGTGACGGCTACGCCCTGGAAGCACAGTGTCGCGACTGCTGCCCTAAACGCGGTGCCCCTCTTGGCTACACTGATGCTGGGCGACTACATGCTGGCCTTTGAGGCGGCGGCCGTATTGCTCCTGGCGGCCATGCTGGGGGCCATTATCCTGGCTAAAGGAGCGGATGAGCAATGATTGGACTGGAACATTTTCTGGTTGTCGGCGCGCTGCTGTTCGGTATCGGTTTGTACGGCTTATTGAGTAAGCGCAATGTAATCGCCTTATTGATGAGTATTGAACTGATGCTGAACGCCGTCAATATCAACCTGATTGCCTTTGCGCGGTTTGTGACTCCCGACCGTCCCGACGGACAGGTGTTTGCCATTTTCAATATAGCCCTGGCGGCAGCGGAAGTAGCTGTCGGGCTGGCGCTGGTATTTCGTATTTACCGGGACCGTGCCGGTATTGACGCAACTAAATTAAACGGGATGAAGTGGTAGAGAGGGGTGTTGGATGATGAGTAGCTATGCGTTGGCCCATGCCTGGCTGATACCGCTGTTGCCGGCCTTTGCTTTCCTGCTTGGCGGGACCTTGCTGCGCCGTATCCCCTATGCTGCCGCTTGGACTGCCATTCTTGCCAGTACCGGCAGTCTGCTGCTGGCGCTGGGGGTGGCCGGCGGGATGGCTGATGGTCGGATTACCATGGTGCAGCCGCTTATCTATAAGGTTTTGTGGTTTTCGGTGCCTGGCTTGTCGGCTGATATGGGGGTATATCTGGACCCGCTGACGGCCATGATGCTCTGTGTGGTGACCTTGGTGTCGCTGCTGGTGCAGATCTATTCACTAGGCTATATGGCCGGTGATCCCGGTTTTGCCCGGTTTTATTCTTTCCTGTCTTTATTTGCTGCCTCCATGCTGGGGCTGGTGATTGCCGCTAATTTTATCCAGATGTATGTCTTCTGGGAACTGGTGGGCTTATGCTCTTACCTCTTGATTGGCTATTATTTTCATAAGGTTTCCGCCCGGGAGGCGGCCAAGAAGGCCTTCATGACCACGCGAATCGGCGATTTCGGTCTGCTGCTTGGCATATTGCTATTGCAGCTTATCTTCGGGACGCTGGACTTTGCTAAGCTGGGCCTGGCCATTCCCGACTATGTGGCACAGGAAGGGAGCGCGCTGTTAACAGTTGTGGCTCTCCTGATCTTTATCGGGCCTGTCGGCAAATCCGGTCAGTTTCCGCTCCATGTCTGGCTGCCTGATGCCATGGAAGGGCCGACGCCCGTGTCCGCTCTCATCCATGCGGCCACCATGGTGGTGGCCGGGGTGTATCTGATTGCCCGTGCTTATGTGCTGTTTCACTCCTTGCCGGCGGCGCTTACGGTGATTGCCTGGGTTGGTGCGTTTACCGCCCTGTTTGCCGCCGTCATTGCCGTGACGCAGCGGGAAATGAAGCGGATACTGGCTTATTCGACCATCAGTCAGCTCGGCTATATGATGCTGGCCCTTGGGGTAGGAAGTTTGACGGCCTCCATGTTTCATTTGATGACCCATGCTTTTTTTAAAGCGCTGATGTTTTTGGCGGCCGGTTCGGTGCTGCATGCGTTGCATGATACGGCGGATATTTTCAAAATGGGAGGCCTGCGGCGGCAGATGCCGTTCACCTTTGCCGCGATGGCTGTCGGGGTGATCGCCATTGCCGGCATTCCGCCTTTTGCCGGCTTTTATTCCAAGGATGAAATTCTGGCTGCCGCTTATGCTGTCAGTACGCCGCTTTACCTGATCGCGGTAGTGACCGCTTTCCTGACTGCCTTTTATATGGCCCGGCTGTTATTTGTCGCCTTTTTCGGCGAACCAAAACCGGAAAATCATGCCCATGAGTCGGGGCCGGCCATGCTGCTGCCCTTGCTGGTGCTTGGTACGCTGTCGGTCATAGGCGGTTATCTGGCCCATGCGGCAGGCTTTGGCCACTGGATTTATTTCGGAGAGGCCCATATGGCGCCGGTCAACTGGCTGGTAGCCGGCACATCGACGCTGGTGGCTGTGGTTGCCATTGCGCTGGCCTGGAGCATCTACGGGGCCGGTGTGATCAAACCCTATCAGGTGCGGGACCGGCTGGAGCTGTTATACCAGTTGAGTTATCATAAATTTTATATCGACGAAGCCTATGCCTGGCTGAACCGGCATATTGTCAACGGTTTTGGCCGGCTGCTGGCCTGGGTCGACATTCATCTGGTCGATGGACTGGTCAATCTGCTTGCCTTGACCGTCCGGTCGAGTGGCGCCGTGCTGCGGCGTACCGAAACCGGTCAATTGCAGCACTACGCGCTGGTCTTCTTCGGTGCCGCCCTGGTTATCCTGCTATGGATTACTTACGCGGGCCACTCGCTGGCTATGGCCTGGATTGGAGGGGGAGTACGATGAATGAGTTTCCGATACTGACAACGATTTTGCTGCTGCCCATCCTTGGCGCTTTGCTACTGTCCTGCCTGCCGCCGTTGGCGGAAAAAGCCATTAAAGTGGTTGCCGCGGTGATTATGGGAGCTGTGGCCGTATTGGCGGTCTATGCCTATGGGGCGTATGATTTTACTGTTGGCGGCATGCAATTTACCCAAACCATACCCTGGATTGCCGATCTCGGCGTCAATTATGCCGTAGGTGTCGACGGTATGTCGCTGCCGTTTTTGCTGCTGACCGCCCTGATCGGGTTTTCCGCCGTTTTTGCCTCCTGGAATCTGGAACAACGGCCTAAGGAGTTTTTTGTTCTGCTGCTGATTTTGCTGGCCGGTGTAACCGGTACGTTCATTGTCCGGGATTTATTCATCTTTCTCCTGTTTTATGAACTGGTGGTCATTCCGATCTATATCATGGTCATTATCTGGGGCTCTACCAAGCGGGTCAGTAAGGAATACGCCGGGATGAAGCTGACGATTTACCTGTTGATCGGCTCGGCGTTCATGCTGGTCGGCGTGGTGGCTCTCTATCTAAACGCTTTTCCCGCCGGGGCGCGCACCTTTAGCATGGAGCTATTAGCCCAGGCCCATCAACTGGGGCATTTATCGGAAGAGTTTCAGGTTTTCGCCTTTTTCCTGTTGCTTTTGGGTTTTGGTTCGCTGCTCTCCATGTGGCCCTTCCACAGTTGGTCGCCTGACGGCTATGCCGGGGCGCCGACGGCAGTGTCCATGATTCATGCCGGTGTTTTGAAGAAGATCGGCGGCTACGGTTTAATCCGCATCGGTCTGTTGGTATTGCCGCTGGGCTTGAAGTTCTGGGCGCCGCTGATCGCCGGTCTGGCGGTGGTCAATGTTCTCTATGCCGCTTTTATCGCTCTGGCGCAGAAGGATTTGAAATATGTTGTCGGCTATTCTTCGGTATCCCATATGGGCTATGTCTTAATCGGCATTGCGGCGTTAAACGGCACCGGTATCAGCGGCGCCATCGCCAACATGTTTGCCCATGGCATCATGAGCGCCCTGTTCTTTGCCATGATCGGCTATGTCTATGAGAAGACCCATATTCGGGAAATGGATGGTCTGGGCGGTTTGGCCCATCAGATGCCCCGGGTGGCTACCGGCTTTATGCTGGCTGGCATGGCCTCGCTGGGTTTGCCCGGTCTGATCGGCTTTGTGCCGGAGTTTACCATTTTTGTTGGAAGTTTCAGCCAGTATCCGGTATGTGCTGTACTGGCTATTGCGGGTATTGTCTTTACCGCGCTTTATGTTCTCAGGCTGTTGGCCAATGTACTGTTTGGCCCGCGGCGGCCCGAATTTGACCGGTACCGGGATGCCCGCGGCGCAGAATTAGTGCCACTCTTCGTCCTGGGGGCCGTGTTGGTAGCCTTTGGTCTCTTCCCGAACCTATTGATGCAAAAAATAAGCAGTGAAGTTTCGACGATGCTACCACTCTTGGCAAGCCTTCAAGATGCGCCTGCACTATGGGGAGGGATTTGGCGATGAACTTTTCTCTAATCGTACCTGAGCTATTGACGGCTTGTTTGGCGATGTTTCTGGTGGTGCTTGATTTGCTGCTGCCGGGGAAGGAAACCCGCCGCAGCCTTGGCTATCTGGCTGTTTTTGGATTGCTGGGCATTCTGACGGTTTTGCTGGGCCAGCAGGAAGCAAGCGGCGCTTTTTACGTCAATTTGTATACCGTCGACGGTTATGCCGTATTTCTAAAAGCGCTATTCTTAATTGCCGTGGCTTTGACGCTGCTCTTTTCCTTTGATCTGATCGAGCGCCTGCCTCGCTATAGCGGTGAATTCTACGCCTTGATCGTGTTCAGCGTGTTAGGGATGATGCTGATGGCTTCGGCTAATGACCTGATTACCCTGATTGTCGGGATGGGGGTCATGAATATCAGCTTTTACATTCTGGTAGGTTACCATTTCAAGGATATGCGCTCCAGTGAAGCGGGCGCCAAGTATCTGATCTTAAGCGCCGCTTCGACGGCGGTGCTCTTATACGGCGCCAGTCTGGTCTATGGCTATACCGGCAGTGTCCAGTTTGCCAAAATCTTTCAGGCCGTAGACCCGTCTCCGGCCATGCTGGGCGGGATGGCCATGCTGGTTATCGGTCTGGGCTTTAAAATTGCCGCCGTACCTTTTCACATGTGGTCGCCGGATATTTACGAAGGGGCGCCGCTGCCAGTAACAGCACTCTTGGCCATGTGCTCCAAAGTGGCTGCCTTTGCCGTCTTACTGCGTCTGCTCATCCAGGCATTGCCGGCGCTGGCTGACGGCTGGGTGGCGATTGCTGCTCTGTTAGCCGTGCTGAGTATGATTACCGGTAATGTGATCGCCATGAACCAACACAATATCAAACGGCTGCTGGCCTATTCTTCTATTGCCCAGGCCGGCTACCTGCTATGTGGCCTGGTGGCAGCCGATCAGGCCGGTGTCAAGGGGATACTCTTTTATAGCCTGCTCTACGTGTTTGCCAATGTGGGCGCCTTTGCCGTCATTACGGTAGTTAAGCTCCATTCGGGTTCGGAGGATATGGCAGCGTTTGCCGGACTAAGTCGGAAATCGCCGTTTCTGGCGGTGGTCATGACCGTTTCGTTGCTGTCGATGGCCGGCATTCCGCCAATGGCGGGGTTTGCCGGAAAGCTATACCTGTTTCTGGCTGTCGTCGAACGGGGGTATCTGTGGCTGGCCTTGCTGGGCTTTGTTATGTCGATGATTTCAGTATATTACTATCTGTTGGTTGCCAAGGTCATGTACTGGGGAGAGCCCACTGACGGGAGACGCCTGGAGGTTGGTGCTCCGCTTAAATGGGCGGCAGCCCTCAGTCTGATTGCAACCTTGCTGCTCGGTGTGTACCCCGGCCCGTTAGCCGACGTGGCAGCTTGGGCGGCGGCCAGTTTGTTTTAGATTTGTTAATCTGTTAGAAGCGAGCCTTTCCTCCTTACTTGGTGGGAAGGTTCGCTTTTTTATGTTGTGTCGTTTAAAGCGTAAAGACGGTATTTCCGGGCAAAGCAGGGAAGGCCATGAATACGTGGAAATAGTACAAATGGGCCTTCGGGGTTCTTCCATTACAAAACGTAGGAGAGATTGCAATGAATGTCAATTTATGCACTAAGAAAATGAAAACTATTATTGCCAGTATACAGACCCAGAATGAAATAGAAAAACTGCAGTCTTACGGGGCGATTGTTTCCATTATGGAGTTGTTTGACGATTTGGCCGAGATATTGGCCGTATCGGAGGATATTTACCAGCAGTACAAAACAAGCCTGCTCTGGCACTGCCAGGTGCTCTGCGGCCTGGAGGAAGCGGCAGGGCTGGATGAGGCAAGCCATGTCGAGGCTGCCTGTGAAGAGATTAGAAAACTGAAATCGGTCCATTGTTTTAATTGCAATTAAATTAGTGGACTGTCTACTCTGAAATCACAATTACTTCACGGATCTTTTTCCGTAATGCTTTGTTGTCGTCAGCTTACATATATCCTATATGCGTGCCTCCTCCGCCTTGCCTTACGAAAAAATTTCCGCGAATTCATTTGCATTTCCAAAGTAGGCGGTCCACTAAGAGTAGAATAATAAAGGCTGCTTTTTTCGTGAATTATCTGAGAATATCCGGCCGGAGATATTGACAGACTTAAAGATAGGGCTTATGATAACAGTAGAAAGATGAACAAACGACACAATACCCGCGCATATGTTCAAAGAGGAGACTGATATATGGACAGTAGTATGGAAAAGTCTTTGCTAACCAGAATTGCCTGGATGTATTATGTGCAGGATATGACGCAGGGAGAAATTGCGGCAAAGCTGAACTTCTCCCGAACCAAGATCACTCGTTGCCTGGCCAAGGCAAAGAATACGGGCATTGTTGAAATCCATATTGCCTCGGAGTATCGTGCCTGTCTGGATACTGAACAAGCCTTGAAAGATCGGTTTCCTTTTTTGGAAACGGTGGTTGTCCCGGCCGGTAATAGTGATGCCGTCACTAAGGAAGGCGCTGGTAAAGCCTGTGCCGGTTACCTGGAAAATATCCTGACAGATGGTGATGTTGTAGGCATTGCCTGGGGCTCTTCCCTGTATGAAGTGGGAAAATTCCTGGGGCTGAAAAAGCCGCTAAATATTACCGTCGTACAGCTCATGGGTGGACTCAACAGCAGTGAAACCATCAATCCGGAGGAGATTGTCAAGCAAATAGCCCGTCGGCTGCATGCCAACGGGGTATGGCTGAACACACCGGCCATGATGGACACGCCGGAAATCAAAAAAGCTCTGCTAAGTGATGAAGGTGTCAAACGGGTTCTGACCAAGGCCACCAGTTGCACCAAAGCGTTGTTTGGCGTTGGCGATGTTAGTGACGACGGTTCGCTGGTTATCAGTAATGCGCTGACCGTAGCCGAGATGGCAAAATTGCGGGATATGGGTGCGGCTGGCAATCTGCTCGGCTGGTTTTATGATGTCAACGGCAATCCGATCCATTCCTTTGTCAGCGACAGGGTGATATCCGTACCGTTTGAGGATATTAAACGGATTCCGCACAAAATCTGTCTAGCTACAGGCTCTAATAAGGCTGTGGCAATTTTGGGAGCCATTCGCGGCGGCTGCATGAATACGCTGGTCACCGATGAAGTGACGGCTCAGGAAGTATTGCGGCTGGCCCGGCAGTAATATGTTTTTTTGTTTGCATGGCGTATGTAATTTTTTTTGAATAAAAATGAACAAATGTGCAATTGGCGATGCATATGTGCTCTGGCGACTGGGCTATGCCGGGAGGGGTGGCCTGCCAAGAGCATATATGCATGACTAGGAAGCAAAACATTTATAGGAGGGAACAGGAATGAAAGTAGAGAAAGAGACTTTGTTAAAATGGTACAAAAAAATGCTGCATACGCGTTTTTTTGAATCCCAGGTAGACGCGTTTTTTGCCAAAGGTATGATTCATGGTACGACTCACTTGTCCATCGGGCAGGAGGCCTTTGCCATCGGTTCCACCGGGGCGTTGCGCGAGGATGATTTGATTACCAGCACCCACCGTGGTCATGGCGAGTGTATCGGGAAAGATGCTGATGTGAATTTAATGATGGCTGAGCTGATGGGTAAATCCAACGGCTACTGCAAGGGTAAAGGCGGCTCTATGCATATTGCCGACCTGGAAAAAGGAAATCTGGGGGCTAATGGTGTCGTTGGCGGCGGTTTTGCTATTGCAGCCGGTGCGGCGATGACTCAGCAAATGAAAAAGACCGGCAAGGTAGTGCTTTGTTACTTCGGGGATGGTGCCAGCAACGAGGGTTCCTTTCATGAAGCACTGAACCTGGCTTCCATCTGGAAGCTGCCGGTTGTCTTTATGTGCACTAATAATAAATATGGCATGTCCATGTCCACCGAACGAAGCATGAATGTGGAAACCGTAGCCAGCCGGGCCGCTGCCTATGGTATGCCGGGTGTCACCGTACCGGGCAATGATGTATTGAAAGTATATGAAGCCACCTTGGAAGCGGTGGAACGGGCCAGAAGAGGCGAAGGGCCGTCGATTGTGGAAGGTCTTACCTACCGTTGGCTGGGCCATTCCAAGAGTGATGCCAACCGGTATCGCACGAAGGAAGAGATTGAAGAATGGAAAACCAAGTGCCCCATCAAGGCTTTTGAAAAATACTTAATGGAAAACAAAGTGGCTACCAGAGAAGAACTGGATGCTATAACCGCCACGGCAAAAGAAGACATTGCTCAGGCTGTAGCGTTTGCTCAGGCCGGTTCCTATCCCGGTATTGAAACGTTAGAAGAAGACGTATACGCGTAAAGGAGTGGATAGATAATGGCAGTAATCACATATAAAGAGGCTGTAAGACAGGCCATGCAGGAAGAAATGCGCCGCGACGAGACGGTCTTTCTGATGGGTGAGGATGTAGGTATTTACGGTGGTGCTTTCGGTGTGTCACTGGGCATGCTGGATGAATTTGGCGAGGAACGTGTGCGGGATACGCCGATTTCGGAAGCGGCTATTTCCGGTGCGGCCGCCGGCGCTGCCGTCACAGGCAT contains these protein-coding regions:
- the nuoK gene encoding NADH-quinone oxidoreductase subunit NuoK; the encoded protein is MIGLEHFLVVGALLFGIGLYGLLSKRNVIALLMSIELMLNAVNINLIAFARFVTPDRPDGQVFAIFNIALAAAEVAVGLALVFRIYRDRAGIDATKLNGMKW
- a CDS encoding NADH-quinone oxidoreductase subunit B, translated to MEIKDAVAKPDSLLERNIIVTSIEQVLNWARSNSLWPLTSGLACCAIEMMSAAAARFDLARFGYEVFRPSPRQADLLIVAGTLTWKMAGPLKRLYEQMPEPKYVIAMGNCANAGGPFVDSSYTVVPGVDKIIPVDVYIPGCPPRPEALIQGLLELKKKIRHPEVARRDQHD
- a CDS encoding NADH-quinone oxidoreductase subunit A; protein product: MLQDYTLIGVLILIALVVPIGGLVASAMVQTRKPGLEKSLPYECGIDPIGKSWIQFKASYYLYALVFVVFDVETMFLYPWAVQFQQLGLFAFVEMIIFVAILTLGLWYAWKKGALEWK
- a CDS encoding NADH-quinone oxidoreductase subunit D produces the protein MPRTEVYTLNMGPVHPSTHGVLQVILDLDGEQVVRATPEMGYLHRGIEKLAEGRTYPQFLPYTDRLDYVSAMGNNLGYCQTVEKLLGVEVPERAEYIRVIMAELNRIASHLIFFGTIAIDFGSATGMIYGFRDREKILDLFNMVCGARMTFHYIRIGGVAEDLPAEFVPAAQAFLDEFPSLLEEYHGLISGNEIFTHRLKGYAKINAARALELGMTGPSLRASGVDYDIRKVDPYGVYDRFDFTVPLGTQGDNWDRYIVRMQEMEQSARIVRQALEGLPEGPVKAKMARVIKPPAGDVYHRIENPRGELGYYIVSDGSTKPYRVHIRRPSFINLHALDELCRGLLIGDVVAILSTLDPLMGEVDC
- the nuoH gene encoding NADH-quinone oxidoreductase subunit NuoH, with the translated sequence MNELLGLARVAAMVREILTPFLPYPDIVDFIIGLVGIAGIFGVIFTAALVLVYAERKISAFMQVRLGPNRVGPAGMLQSFADMLKLLSKEDIIPCGVDRWMWMLAPVVLFLPAATVYAVFPFDDGAVLADLNIGILFVMAISAQSTLPFLMAGWSSNSKYAVIGGMRTVAQMLSYEIPLVFSVLGIVMLVGSMRLSDIVAAQQNIWFIVLQPVAFVIYVIAATAETNRAPFDLVEGESEIIAGPFTEYSGMRWAFFFLAEYANLLAVSAIAATLFLGGWHGPFLPGWLWFFIKVGLMIFLFMWFRWTFPRFRIDQMMSFGWKILLPLALANMVVTGIGIFAYRLWS
- a CDS encoding NuoI/complex I 23 kDa subunit family protein; translation: MQGKGLLKGMGITLKRFVGKKVTVQYPEEKLPLSPRFRGGVLDLSVEKCIACGLCAMSCPNQAIDLGTAVGENKKKHLTRYHYLSGRCLYCDLCIEACPTKAIVWDKNYENSTYWRDDLEHDCMAAAAAKQGTAGEPDATAPDGEKGED
- a CDS encoding NADH-quinone oxidoreductase subunit J family protein, whose protein sequence is MMQDLTYTAAFYLLSLLTLGAGLGVVVKRNLVHSALLLALSFIGVAGLYILLQAEYLAAVQILVYSGAVAIMVVIGIMLTVRGDMQDSNPPGRLRWSAAVVSVLFTGMLLVLVTATPWKHSVATAALNAVPLLATLMLGDYMLAFEAAAVLLLAAMLGAIILAKGADEQ
- the nuoL gene encoding NADH-quinone oxidoreductase subunit L translates to MMSSYALAHAWLIPLLPAFAFLLGGTLLRRIPYAAAWTAILASTGSLLLALGVAGGMADGRITMVQPLIYKVLWFSVPGLSADMGVYLDPLTAMMLCVVTLVSLLVQIYSLGYMAGDPGFARFYSFLSLFAASMLGLVIAANFIQMYVFWELVGLCSYLLIGYYFHKVSAREAAKKAFMTTRIGDFGLLLGILLLQLIFGTLDFAKLGLAIPDYVAQEGSALLTVVALLIFIGPVGKSGQFPLHVWLPDAMEGPTPVSALIHAATMVVAGVYLIARAYVLFHSLPAALTVIAWVGAFTALFAAVIAVTQREMKRILAYSTISQLGYMMLALGVGSLTASMFHLMTHAFFKALMFLAAGSVLHALHDTADIFKMGGLRRQMPFTFAAMAVGVIAIAGIPPFAGFYSKDEILAAAYAVSTPLYLIAVVTAFLTAFYMARLLFVAFFGEPKPENHAHESGPAMLLPLLVLGTLSVIGGYLAHAAGFGHWIYFGEAHMAPVNWLVAGTSTLVAVVAIALAWSIYGAGVIKPYQVRDRLELLYQLSYHKFYIDEAYAWLNRHIVNGFGRLLAWVDIHLVDGLVNLLALTVRSSGAVLRRTETGQLQHYALVFFGAALVILLWITYAGHSLAMAWIGGGVR
- a CDS encoding NADH-quinone oxidoreductase subunit C yields the protein MTKQMITKDELTELAARFAPATEVSGEGVSGALVIARDRLLELLRWLKEDADYQFTLLSNETAVDYPEYFELVCHLYSCHRRQMLTVKARCSKEEAVFPSLVSLWPGANFQEREIYDLLGLTFTGHPQLKRILLPAEFTGHPLRKDFKAAGQEV